The following proteins come from a genomic window of Miscanthus floridulus cultivar M001 chromosome 2, ASM1932011v1, whole genome shotgun sequence:
- the LOC136540070 gene encoding uncharacterized protein, translating into MAVSSPSSAPEKKRKWLLSNRKVIDKYLREARKILTAAPEGGGGDAVAALGLVDAALELSPRMEAALELRARALLALRRYREVAEMLRDYIPSCGKSCSGEDTSSSSSASLLSTGSGDLGTISRAKLLSPDRHRSDDTEPDARPVRSFRCFDISELKRRVLAGLSKNPNTDTQWRYLVLGQACFHLGLIEDAMVLLQTGRRLASAAFRRESVCWSDDSFSSSAAAAAAPSVPSGKTSKSGSAFVIPAMESEAVSQLLAHVKLLLRRRAAAMAALDAGLPAEAVRHFTKILEARRGVLPHRFAAACLVGRAAAFQAGGRPADAIADCNRALALDPAYIPALRARADLLQSVGALADCLRDLDHLKLLYDAALRDGKLPGPRWRPQGGVRYREIAGAHRKLTARIQGLRSRVAAGEACNVDYYLLLGLRRGCTRSELERAHLLLSLKLKPDRAVVFGERLELVDEHRDLEAVRDQARMSALLLYRMLQKGYSFVMSAVLDEEAAERQKAKDAAAAAAAAAAAALAAKQEAAKQEPPQQPAPGQSKMNTESGRPRSPPERAQTVKQKPKRKAKAATTATMPKAPAVAVTSTAPVYQGVFCRDMAVVGTLLSRGGGFDRALPVKCEAMSC; encoded by the exons ATGGCGGTGTCCTCGCCTTCTTCTGCtccggagaagaagaggaagtggCTGCTCAGCAACAGGAAG GTGATCGACAAGTACCTGCGGGAGGCGAGGAAGATTCTTACGGCGGCGCCggagggcggcggcggggacGCGGTGGCGGCGCTTGGCCTGGTGGACGCGGCGCTGGAGCTGTCGCCGCGGATGGAGGCTGCCCTGGAGCTGCGGGCGCGCGCTCTCCTCGCGCTGCGACGCTACAGGGAGGTCGCGGAGATGCTCCGCGATTACATCCCCAGCTGCGGCAAGTCGTGCTCTGGCGAGGACACCTCTTCGTCCTCGTCGGCGTCCCTCCTATCCACCGGCTCCGGTGACCTCGGCACGATTTCCCGTGCCAAGCTCCTCTCGCCCGACCGCCACCGCTCCGACGACACGGAGCCTGACGCTCGCCCTGTCCGCTCCTTCCGCTGCTTCGACATCTCCGAGCTCAAGCGCCGCGTCCTTGCCGGCCTCTCCAAGAACCCAAACACGGACACCCAGTGGAG GTACTTGGTCCTGGGGCAAGCATGCTTCCACCTCGGCCTCATTGAGGACGCTATGGTGCTGCTCCAGaccggccgccgcctcgcttcggCGGCGTTCCGCCGCGAGAGCGTGTGCTGGTCGGACGACAGCTTCTcgtcgtccgccgccgccgccgcggctccCTCCGTCCCGTCCGGCAAAACATCCAAGTCCGGTTCGGCATTCGTAATCCCGGCGATGGAGTCGGAGGCCGTGTCCCAGCTCCTGGCGCACGTGAAGCTCCTGCTCCGGCGCCGCGCGGCTGCCATGGCCGCGCTGGACGCCGGCCTCCCCGCCGAGGCTGTGCGCCATTTCACCAAGATCCTCGAGGCACGCCGTGGCGTGCTGCCGCACCGGTTTGCCGCCGCCTGCCTCGTCGGCCGCGCCGCCGCGTTCCAGGCCGGTGGCCGTCCGGCCGACGCCATCGCGGACTGTAACCGCGCACTCGCCCTGGACCCTGCCTACATCCCGGCCCTCCGTGCCCGCGCCGACCTCCTCCAGTCCGTGGGCGCGCTCGCTGACTGCCTCCGTGACCTTGACCACCTCAAGCTCCTGTACGACGCCGCGCTCCGCGACGGCAAGCTCCCGGGGCCCCGGTGGCGGCCGCAGGGCGGCGTGCGGTACCGCGAGATCGCCGGCGCGCACCGCAAACTGACGGCCCGCATCCAGGGGCTGCGCAGCCGCGTCGCCGCCGGTGAGGCGTGCAACGTCGACTACTACCTGCTGCTGGGCTTGCGGCGCGGGTGCACGCGCTCCGAGCTGGAGCGCGCGCACCTGCTGCTCTCCCTGAAGCTCAAGCCTGACCGCGCCGTCGTGTTCGGGGAACGCCTGGAGCTCGTGGACGAGCACCGCGACCTCGAGGCGGTGCGTGACCAGGCGCGCATGTCCGCGCTGCTGCTGTACAGGATGCTGCAGAAGGGGTACTCGTTCGTGATGTCAGCCGTTCTGGACGAGGAGGCCGCCGAGAGGCAGAAGGCAAAggacgccgccgcggccgcaGCTGCAGCCGCGGCTGCCGCGCTGGCGGCCAAGCAGGAAGCCGCGAAGCAGGAACCACCACAGCAGCCGGCGCCTGGTCAATCCAAGATGAACACGGAGAGCGGCCGTCCAAGAAGCCCACCGGAACGCGCGCAGACGGTGAAACAGAAACCGAAACGCAAGGCCAAGGCCGCGACCACGGCGACAATGCCGAAGGCGCCGGCGGTGGCCGTGACGTCCACAGCCCCTGTTTACCAGGGGGTGTTCTGCCGCGACATGGCGGTGGTGGGAACCCTGCTGTCCCGCGGCGGCGGCTTCGACCGCGCGCTCCCGGTGAAGTGTGAGGCTATGAGCTGCTGA